The Streptomyces sp. NBC_01275 genome has a segment encoding these proteins:
- the rsgA gene encoding ribosome small subunit-dependent GTPase A, translated as MRRYGKHTDEDDIRSRPNRKGNRPRTHIRPKHEDSVEGMVLTVDRGRLTCLVDDRIVMAMKARELGRKAAIVGDRVAIVGDLSGKKDTLARIVRIEERTSVLRRTADDDDPYERVVVANADQLAVVTALADPEPRPRLIDRCLVAAFDGGLTPLIVMTKSDLASPDKLLELYGHLDIPYVVTSRDELENGDAADRVREHLTGRITAFVGHSGVGKTTLVNALVPEERRRVTGHVNAVTGRGRHTTTSALALPLAGTNDWVIDTPGVRSFGLHHVDPSRVILAFPDLEPGTADCPRACSHDEPDCALDAWVAEGHADPARLYSLRRLLSTRERREGD; from the coding sequence ATGCGCCGCTACGGCAAGCACACCGACGAGGACGACATCCGCAGCCGCCCGAACCGCAAGGGCAACCGACCGCGTACGCACATCCGGCCCAAGCACGAGGACTCCGTCGAGGGCATGGTCCTCACCGTCGACCGGGGCCGGCTGACCTGTCTGGTCGACGACCGGATCGTGATGGCGATGAAGGCCCGCGAACTGGGCCGCAAGGCCGCGATCGTGGGCGACCGGGTCGCGATCGTCGGCGACCTGTCCGGCAAGAAGGACACCCTCGCCCGCATCGTCCGCATCGAGGAGCGCACCTCGGTGCTGCGCCGCACCGCGGACGACGACGACCCCTACGAGCGCGTCGTGGTCGCCAACGCCGACCAGCTCGCCGTGGTCACCGCCCTCGCCGACCCCGAGCCCCGCCCGCGGCTGATCGACCGCTGCCTGGTGGCGGCGTTCGACGGCGGCCTCACCCCCCTCATCGTCATGACGAAGTCGGACCTGGCCTCACCGGACAAGCTGCTGGAGCTGTACGGCCACCTCGACATCCCGTACGTCGTCACCAGCCGCGACGAGCTGGAGAACGGCGACGCGGCGGACCGGGTGCGCGAGCATCTGACCGGGCGGATCACGGCGTTCGTCGGCCACTCGGGCGTCGGCAAGACGACCCTGGTCAACGCGCTGGTCCCGGAGGAGCGCAGACGGGTGACCGGCCATGTGAACGCGGTGACCGGCCGCGGCCGCCACACCACGACCTCGGCCCTGGCCCTTCCCCTGGCGGGCACGAACGACTGGGTGATCGACACCCCGGGCGTACGGTCCTTCGGCCTCCACCACGTCGACCCGTCCCGGGTGATCCTCGCCTTCCCCGACCTGGAGCCGGGCACGGCCGACTGTCCGCGCGCGTGCAGTCACGACGAGCCGGACTGCGCGCTGGACGCGTGGGTCGCCGAGGGCCACGCCGACCCGGCACGGCTCTACTCCCTGCGCCGGCTGCTGTCCACGCGCGAGCGCAGGGAAGGCGACTGA
- the aroA gene encoding 3-phosphoshikimate 1-carboxyvinyltransferase produces MPVNPALTALWPAPHASEAVDATVHVPGSKSVTNRALVLAALASEPGWLRRPLRSRDTLLMAGALRAMGVGIEETVSSSSSGAGGSDGAGEAWRILPAGLRGPATVDVGNAGTVMRFLPPVAALADGPIRFDGDPRSYERPLTGVIDALRVLGARIDDDGRGALPLTVHGGGALDGGPVEIDASSSSQFVSALLLSGPRFNQGVEVRHTGSFLPSMPHIRMTVDMLRAVGAQVDTPESGGEPNVWRVTPGALLGRDLTIEPDLSNAQPFLAAALVTGGRVLIPDWPTRTTQPGDRLREIFTEMGGSCELTDYGLVLTGSGAIHGIDVDLSDVGELTPGIAAVAALADSPSTLRGVAHLRLHETDRLAALTKEINELGGDVTESADGLHIRPCRLHGGIFHTYDDHRMATAGAIIGLAVEGVQIENVATTAKTLPDFPDLWTGMLGASGV; encoded by the coding sequence ATGCCCGTGAACCCCGCACTCACCGCCCTATGGCCCGCCCCGCACGCGAGCGAGGCCGTCGACGCGACGGTCCACGTGCCGGGGTCCAAGTCCGTCACCAACCGCGCCCTGGTCCTCGCCGCCCTCGCCTCCGAGCCCGGCTGGCTGCGCCGCCCGCTGCGCTCCCGCGACACGCTGCTGATGGCGGGCGCGCTGCGCGCGATGGGCGTCGGCATCGAGGAGACGGTGTCGTCCAGCTCCTCCGGTGCGGGCGGCTCCGACGGGGCGGGCGAGGCCTGGCGGATCCTCCCGGCGGGCCTGCGCGGTCCGGCCACGGTCGACGTCGGCAACGCCGGCACGGTGATGCGCTTCCTGCCGCCGGTCGCCGCGCTCGCCGACGGCCCCATCCGCTTCGACGGCGACCCGAGGTCGTACGAGCGTCCCCTGACCGGGGTCATCGACGCGCTGCGCGTGCTCGGGGCGCGGATCGACGACGACGGCCGGGGCGCGCTGCCCCTGACGGTGCACGGCGGGGGCGCGCTGGACGGCGGGCCGGTCGAGATCGACGCCTCGTCCTCGTCGCAGTTCGTGAGCGCCCTGCTGCTGTCCGGTCCGCGCTTCAACCAGGGCGTGGAGGTCCGGCACACCGGCTCCTTCCTGCCGTCCATGCCGCACATCCGGATGACGGTGGACATGCTGCGCGCGGTCGGCGCCCAGGTGGACACCCCGGAGTCGGGCGGCGAGCCGAACGTCTGGCGGGTCACGCCGGGCGCGCTGCTCGGCCGGGACCTGACGATCGAGCCGGACCTCTCGAACGCGCAGCCGTTCCTGGCGGCGGCGCTGGTGACCGGCGGCCGGGTGCTGATCCCGGACTGGCCGACCCGCACCACCCAGCCGGGTGACCGGCTGCGCGAGATCTTCACCGAGATGGGCGGCTCCTGCGAGCTGACCGACTACGGCCTGGTCCTCACCGGCTCGGGCGCGATCCACGGCATCGACGTCGATCTGAGCGACGTCGGCGAGCTGACCCCGGGCATCGCGGCGGTCGCCGCCCTCGCGGACTCCCCGTCGACCCTGCGGGGCGTGGCCCATCTGCGGCTACACGAGACGGACCGCCTGGCCGCGCTCACCAAGGAGATCAACGAGCTCGGCGGCGATGTCACCGAGTCCGCCGACGGCCTGCACATCCGCCCGTGCCGACTGCACGGCGGGATCTTCCACACCTACGACGACCACCGCATGGCCACGGCCGGCGCGATCATCGGGCTGGCGGTGGAGGGCGTGCAGATCGAGAACGTGGCGACGACGGCGAAGACCCTGCCGGACTTCCCCGACCTGTGGACCGGGATGCTCGGGGCGTCCGGGGTATAG
- a CDS encoding M50 family metallopeptidase gives MDSTAATALPDLWDRLVGTQPDPDTWVVIATLVAALVMVVPHPLWRVSRNAITIAHEGGHGLVALLTGRRLTGIRLHSDTSGLTVSRGKPHGLGMILTAAAGYTAPPLLGLGGASLLGVGRITLLLWLATALLVAMLVMIRNAYGALTVILTGGAFLLVSWLAGPQVQAAFAYAVVWFLLLGGVRPAFELQAKRSRGGAGDSDADQLSRLTHVPAGLWLFLFHAVSLCALMGGGRWLLGL, from the coding sequence ATGGACAGCACCGCCGCCACCGCGCTGCCCGACCTGTGGGACCGGCTCGTCGGCACCCAGCCCGACCCGGACACCTGGGTGGTGATCGCGACCCTGGTCGCGGCCCTCGTCATGGTCGTCCCGCACCCGCTGTGGCGCGTCTCGCGCAACGCCATCACCATCGCCCACGAGGGCGGGCACGGCCTGGTCGCGCTGTTGACCGGCCGCCGGCTCACCGGGATACGCCTGCACTCCGACACCAGCGGTCTGACCGTCAGCCGCGGCAAGCCGCACGGCCTCGGCATGATCCTGACAGCAGCCGCCGGCTACACCGCTCCCCCGCTGCTCGGCCTGGGCGGCGCCTCCCTGCTCGGCGTCGGCCGCATCACCCTGCTGCTGTGGCTGGCGACGGCGCTGCTGGTGGCGATGCTGGTGATGATCCGCAACGCCTACGGGGCGCTGACGGTGATCCTCACGGGCGGCGCCTTCCTGCTGGTGTCCTGGCTGGCCGGACCCCAGGTGCAGGCCGCGTTCGCGTACGCGGTGGTGTGGTTCCTGCTGCTCGGCGGAGTCCGCCCGGCCTTCGAACTCCAGGCGAAGCGCTCCCGCGGCGGCGCGGGAGACTCCGACGCCGACCAGCTGTCCCGACTGACGCACGTACCGGCGGGGCTGTGGCTGTTCCTGTTCCATGCGGTGAGCCTGTGCGCACTGATGGGCGGGGGGCGCTGGCTGCTGGGGCTGTGA